Proteins found in one Williamwhitmania sp. genomic segment:
- the tpx gene encoding thiol peroxidase, with the protein MEKNSVKVTFGGNPITLIGKEVKVGQAAEDFTVLSSGLKPVKLSNYEGKVKIISVFPSVDTSVCSAQNHRFNKEASTLSDKIQIIGISNDLPFALGRYCGAEGIDRIVTLSDHKDVDFGLKYGFLIQELRLLTRGVVVVDKNNIVRYVEYVPEVTHEPNYEAAIKVAKELV; encoded by the coding sequence ATGGAAAAGAATAGTGTAAAAGTCACATTTGGAGGAAATCCCATAACGCTTATTGGCAAGGAGGTTAAGGTTGGGCAGGCAGCCGAAGATTTTACGGTGTTAAGCAGTGGACTTAAACCAGTAAAACTCTCCAATTATGAAGGCAAAGTGAAGATCATTTCTGTTTTTCCTTCGGTTGATACATCCGTATGCTCCGCACAAAATCACCGTTTCAACAAGGAGGCCTCAACCCTTAGCGATAAAATTCAAATCATTGGAATATCTAACGATCTTCCTTTCGCACTAGGTCGCTATTGTGGTGCCGAAGGTATCGATCGGATTGTTACTCTCTCCGACCACAAGGATGTTGATTTTGGGCTGAAGTATGGATTCCTAATTCAGGAACTACGGCTATTAACACGCGGAGTTGTTGTTGTTGATAAAAACAATATTGTTCGCTACGTAGAGTATGTTCCAGAGGTGACACATGAACCCAACTATGAAGCAGCTATTAAGGTGGCCAAAGAATTAGTATAG
- the rimO gene encoding 30S ribosomal protein S12 methylthiotransferase RimO — MQTKNQRISVVTLGCSKNIVDSEFIMRQLQASNFQVMHNSNDKVDIVLINTCGFIGDAKEESIAMILKYAEEKQQGHIQKLFVFGCLSERYRLELETEIPEVDGFFGVNEFKSVVQILGAKYRSELLGERMLTTPSHYAFLKISEGCSWGCSYCAIPLIRGKHLSRTVEQLVQEAEKLATAGVKELIVIAQDTTFYGMDLYGKRRISELLNQLSTIAGIEWIRLHYAFPYQFPDDLIDTIALNPKICSYLDIPFQHISDIVLKNMHRGISKADTYDLIGRLRAKIPNLALRTTLLVGHPGEGAAEFEELCKFVQEVKFDRLGVFPYSEEEGTFAANNLEDTLSTEEKIRRAGIIMKLQQKISEGLNADKVGKSYQVLIDSEDDEFYLGRTQYDSPEVDGEVLIKKKNEKHLEIGNFYEVEIVDSLEYDLIGRVK, encoded by the coding sequence ATGCAAACTAAAAATCAAAGAATAAGCGTTGTTACCCTAGGGTGCTCCAAAAATATTGTCGATTCAGAGTTTATAATGCGGCAGCTGCAGGCTTCCAATTTCCAAGTAATGCACAACAGCAACGATAAGGTAGACATTGTGCTAATAAACACCTGTGGCTTTATTGGAGATGCTAAAGAAGAATCTATTGCCATGATTCTTAAATACGCCGAGGAAAAGCAGCAGGGCCATATACAGAAACTGTTTGTTTTCGGCTGCCTATCGGAAAGATATAGGCTGGAGCTAGAGACTGAGATACCCGAAGTGGATGGATTCTTTGGTGTGAACGAGTTCAAATCAGTTGTTCAGATACTCGGTGCAAAGTACCGCAGTGAGCTCCTTGGCGAAAGAATGCTTACAACCCCTTCTCATTATGCATTTTTAAAAATTTCTGAAGGCTGTTCTTGGGGATGTTCCTACTGTGCTATCCCATTAATACGAGGGAAACACCTATCGCGAACCGTTGAGCAGCTGGTTCAAGAAGCTGAAAAATTGGCTACGGCAGGAGTGAAGGAGCTAATTGTCATTGCTCAAGATACAACGTTTTATGGCATGGATTTATACGGAAAGCGTAGAATATCAGAACTCCTAAACCAACTGTCGACAATTGCAGGTATTGAGTGGATTCGGCTACACTATGCTTTTCCATATCAGTTCCCTGACGATTTAATTGACACCATAGCCTTGAACCCCAAAATTTGCAGCTACCTCGACATTCCGTTCCAGCATATTAGTGACATCGTTTTGAAAAATATGCATAGAGGAATCAGTAAGGCAGATACCTATGACCTAATAGGTCGTCTTCGGGCTAAGATTCCAAATCTTGCTCTCCGAACTACTTTGTTGGTGGGACATCCCGGTGAAGGAGCAGCTGAATTTGAAGAACTCTGCAAATTTGTTCAGGAGGTTAAGTTTGACAGACTTGGCGTTTTTCCATACTCAGAGGAGGAGGGAACGTTTGCTGCCAATAATCTAGAGGATACGCTCTCAACGGAAGAAAAAATTCGCCGTGCAGGAATCATAATGAAGCTTCAGCAGAAAATATCAGAGGGTCTAAATGCTGATAAGGTAGGAAAGAGTTATCAGGTGCTTATTGATTCTGAGGATGATGAGTTTTACCTTGGGCGGACTCAATACGATTCACCAGAGGTAGACGGAGAGGTGCTCATAAAGAAAAAAAATGAGAAGCACCTTGAAATAGGGAACTTCTATGAGGTCGAAATTGTTGACTCTCTTGAATATGACCTTATTGGAAGGGTGAAATAA
- the ftsY gene encoding signal recognition particle-docking protein FtsY: protein MGILDIFSGKQDKLDKGLEKTKESVFRKMSRAIAGRSRIDDEVLDALEEVLITSDVGVETTLKIIERIQERVVKEKFLSASELNFILKDEISLMLEENTAGKELNTEFLAADGPYVIMVVGVNGVGKTTTIGKLSNMFTLAGKKVVIGAADTFRAAAVEQLVVWAERAGVEIIKQQMGSDPASVAYDTLTSAIKKNADIVIIDTAGRLHNKVNLMNELTKIKNVMKKVIPSAPQEVLLVLDGSTGQNAFEQAKQFTRATEVNALAITKLDGTAKGGVVIGISDQFKIPVKYIGLGESIGDLQIFDRKAFVDTLFR from the coding sequence ATGGGAATTCTCGATATTTTCTCCGGAAAGCAGGATAAGTTGGATAAGGGTCTTGAAAAAACAAAGGAAAGTGTCTTCAGGAAGATGTCCCGCGCTATTGCTGGTCGTTCCCGTATCGACGATGAGGTTCTTGATGCGCTGGAAGAGGTGCTTATTACTTCTGATGTTGGCGTAGAGACTACCCTCAAAATAATTGAGCGAATTCAGGAGCGAGTGGTGAAGGAAAAATTCTTAAGCGCTTCCGAGCTCAACTTCATCCTGAAAGATGAGATTTCTCTAATGTTGGAGGAAAATACTGCTGGAAAGGAACTAAACACGGAGTTTTTGGCAGCTGATGGACCCTATGTGATAATGGTGGTTGGGGTAAATGGTGTTGGCAAAACCACAACAATAGGAAAACTTTCAAACATGTTTACCCTAGCTGGCAAAAAGGTGGTGATTGGCGCAGCCGACACCTTTCGCGCTGCTGCAGTAGAGCAGCTGGTCGTTTGGGCGGAACGTGCCGGAGTTGAAATTATTAAGCAACAAATGGGTTCCGATCCAGCCTCTGTGGCATACGATACGCTGACTTCGGCAATCAAGAAAAATGCAGATATTGTCATAATCGACACGGCAGGTCGTCTTCACAATAAGGTGAATCTAATGAACGAACTCACCAAGATTAAAAATGTGATGAAAAAGGTGATTCCATCTGCTCCGCAGGAGGTGTTACTTGTTCTCGATGGCTCCACTGGACAAAATGCATTTGAGCAGGCAAAGCAGTTTACAAGGGCTACAGAAGTAAATGCGTTAGCTATTACCAAGCTGGATGGCACGGCCAAGGGGGGTGTTGTGATTGGCATATCCGATCAGTTTAAAATTCCCGTTAAATACATTGGTCTTGGCGAAAGTATCGGTGATTTGCAAATATTTGATAGAAAGGCATTTGTTGATACTCTTTTCAGGTAG
- a CDS encoding DUF4295 domain-containing protein produces the protein MAKKVVASLQKGAGKNFTKCVKMVKSEKTGAYIFKEEMVINAEVKDFFAKK, from the coding sequence ATGGCAAAGAAAGTAGTTGCATCCTTGCAAAAAGGCGCTGGTAAGAACTTTACTAAATGCGTAAAAATGGTTAAGTCTGAAAAGACAGGAGCCTATATTTTTAAAGAAGAAATGGTTATCAATGCAGAAGTTAAAGACTTTTTTGCTAAAAAATAA
- the rpmG gene encoding 50S ribosomal protein L33, which yields MAKKGNRVQVILECTEHKESGMPGTSRYITTKNKKNTPDRIERKKYNPILKKVTVHREIK from the coding sequence ATGGCAAAGAAAGGTAACCGCGTGCAGGTAATTTTAGAATGCACCGAACATAAAGAGAGTGGAATGCCCGGCACTTCGAGGTATATAACCACCAAGAACAAGAAAAACACTCCAGATAGAATTGAGCGTAAGAAATACAACCCAATTCTTAAGAAGGTAACTGTTCACCGAGAAATTAAATAA
- the rpmB gene encoding 50S ribosomal protein L28 — protein sequence MSKICQITGRVPRVGNNVSHSNKKTKRMFNPNLHKKRFFLEEENRWVTLKVSAAGMRTINKIGLKEAIKRAQSVGLICEY from the coding sequence ATGTCAAAGATTTGTCAAATTACGGGTAGAGTTCCAAGAGTAGGAAACAACGTTTCACACTCCAATAAGAAAACAAAAAGAATGTTCAACCCCAACCTTCACAAGAAGAGATTCTTTCTTGAAGAGGAAAATCGCTGGGTGACTCTTAAGGTTTCAGCTGCTGGCATGCGAACCATCAACAAAATTGGTCTGAAAGAGGCCATTAAAAGAGCACAAAGTGTTGGTTTAATTTGTGAATACTAA
- a CDS encoding competence/damage-inducible protein A, producing MVAEIITIGDELLIGQTIDTNSAQIASALSSIGVIIHQITSVSDDPTHIAKALDNARLHADVIVLTGGLGPTKDDLTKKTLASYFHSNLILNDQILSHVESLLASRGVEMNDLNRHQALIPAKATVLHNKVGTAPGMLFHVDGKLIFSLPGVPFEMNYLLNNEVLPLIMQQLTNVDVVHQTVMTFGLPESSLAKRISYWEDNLPTHIKLAYLPSPTAIKLRLSAFGHDRIMLQKEIDNIIAELQLIIPENIFALSDQSLEVVVGKLLSNNNMSLSLAESCTGGNIAHMITSVPGSSNYFTGSVVAYSNKVKAELLGVKMETLERYGAVSEQVVREMAEGCRALFQSTYAVATSGVAGPSGGSVDKPVGLTWIAVAGPTETLSFKYSFGNSREQNILRASARALNMLRENILKKVSQ from the coding sequence ATGGTAGCAGAAATAATTACTATCGGCGATGAACTACTAATTGGCCAGACTATCGATACCAATTCGGCCCAAATTGCCTCAGCATTAAGTTCTATAGGTGTAATTATCCACCAAATCACCTCTGTGTCGGACGATCCAACTCACATTGCTAAGGCTTTGGATAACGCAAGATTGCATGCCGATGTTATCGTGTTAACCGGGGGGCTTGGTCCTACCAAAGATGACTTAACGAAAAAAACGCTTGCATCATATTTCCATAGCAACCTAATTCTCAACGATCAAATACTTTCACACGTTGAATCACTCCTCGCATCCAGAGGTGTTGAAATGAACGATTTAAATCGACATCAGGCCTTAATTCCAGCTAAGGCCACCGTTTTGCATAATAAAGTTGGAACTGCTCCAGGCATGCTCTTCCACGTTGATGGAAAGTTGATTTTTTCACTTCCAGGAGTTCCGTTTGAAATGAACTATCTCTTAAATAATGAGGTGCTGCCATTAATAATGCAGCAGCTAACCAATGTGGATGTAGTTCACCAAACAGTAATGACATTCGGTCTTCCAGAATCAAGTTTAGCAAAGAGGATTTCATACTGGGAGGATAATCTCCCAACTCATATTAAGTTAGCATACCTACCCAGTCCCACAGCAATAAAACTGCGACTTTCGGCCTTTGGTCACGATCGGATAATGCTTCAGAAAGAGATCGATAATATAATCGCTGAACTTCAGCTAATTATTCCAGAAAACATCTTTGCATTAAGCGACCAATCACTTGAGGTTGTTGTTGGTAAATTATTATCCAACAATAATATGTCACTATCACTTGCTGAAAGTTGCACTGGAGGAAATATTGCTCATATGATCACATCAGTTCCTGGTTCTAGCAACTATTTCACTGGATCGGTGGTAGCCTATTCCAACAAAGTCAAAGCAGAACTGCTCGGAGTAAAAATGGAAACACTGGAGAGATATGGGGCCGTTAGTGAGCAAGTTGTAAGGGAAATGGCCGAAGGATGTAGAGCATTGTTCCAAAGCACTTATGCCGTGGCTACTTCCGGGGTTGCTGGTCCATCGGGGGGAAGCGTAGATAAACCTGTAGGGCTAACATGGATCGCAGTTGCAGGTCCAACCGAAACGCTATCGTTCAAGTATTCGTTTGGGAATAGCCGTGAGCAGAACATTCTTCGTGCTTCGGCAAGGGCTCTCAACATGCTGAGAGAAAATATCTTGAAAAAAGTCTCGCAATAG
- a CDS encoding DUF6340 family protein yields the protein MRLGRFSSILVVLSLSSCSYRVSVPVDTLQPPTVYYVSPHANITVNYTYNESRRFKDPETVLTSQLDSIAAESAAYSFMGGFTTPALGGHANAVTYCTVRPDSSPSSTFILPKDSVGAIVESTNALQIVSLDYFSLNPDITVVPDVQNQYGYRAYFTIKAVGLWRIYSSDSQTPQAAYLYQKSYSWDAAGSSRREAVDNLPKFTDVASYVGSEAGIAGLAAFTPVWTTQYREIVSSTNPYLKMAQNKVDENNWAEAIKIWSWLVGSNSSNKLKEQAAYNLAVASEVGGNYNLAVNWLDIADSLKSGSQYVAEYRAVLNDRLKAEAVLDSLK from the coding sequence ATGCGGCTAGGTAGATTTTCCTCGATACTTGTGGTATTGTCCTTAAGCTCTTGCAGTTACAGGGTAAGTGTTCCGGTTGATACTCTGCAGCCACCAACAGTATACTATGTTTCTCCCCACGCAAACATAACGGTCAACTATACTTATAATGAATCCCGCCGGTTTAAAGACCCTGAAACGGTATTGACAAGTCAGCTCGACAGCATTGCTGCAGAGTCGGCTGCCTATTCTTTTATGGGTGGATTTACTACGCCTGCATTAGGTGGTCATGCAAATGCGGTTACTTATTGCACTGTAAGACCTGACAGTTCACCTTCATCTACATTTATTTTGCCAAAAGATTCTGTTGGTGCAATTGTTGAAAGCACTAATGCGCTACAAATTGTTTCATTAGATTATTTTAGTCTCAATCCAGATATCACGGTAGTGCCTGACGTACAGAACCAATATGGGTACCGGGCCTATTTTACAATCAAAGCCGTTGGGCTTTGGCGAATATATAGTTCAGACTCCCAAACACCACAAGCAGCATACCTATATCAAAAATCATACTCTTGGGATGCGGCTGGATCTTCCCGTCGTGAAGCCGTTGATAACCTTCCCAAATTTACCGATGTGGCAAGCTATGTCGGAAGTGAAGCGGGAATAGCAGGCTTAGCCGCGTTTACGCCCGTTTGGACAACACAGTACAGAGAAATTGTTTCCAGCACCAATCCTTACTTAAAAATGGCTCAAAATAAAGTAGATGAAAATAATTGGGCAGAGGCAATAAAAATTTGGAGTTGGTTGGTGGGCAGCAATTCCAGCAATAAGCTTAAAGAGCAAGCCGCCTATAACCTTGCAGTTGCAAGCGAAGTTGGTGGTAATTATAATTTAGCCGTTAACTGGTTAGATATAGCGGATTCGTTAAAGTCAGGTAGTCAATACGTTGCTGAATATCGGGCAGTGCTGAACGATAGACTTAAGGCTGAGGCGGTTCTAGATTCTCTTAAGTAA
- the fabG gene encoding 3-oxoacyl-[acyl-carrier-protein] reductase gives MKLLEGKTALITGGARGIGKAISLKFAQHGANIAFTDLVEDDNFKATEKELKALGVKAKGFISDASKFQDSQTLVDNVIKEFGTLEILVNNAGITRDTLLLRMTEEQWDLVINVNLKSIFNLTKAAQRYMIKQQNGSIINMSSVVGMSGNAGQSNYSASKAGIIGFTKSIAKELGSRNVRCNAIAPGFIITDMTHKLPEEVRNEWVSKIPLRRGGTPEDVANVAVFLGSELSSYVTGQTIPVCGGMQD, from the coding sequence ATGAAACTACTAGAGGGAAAAACAGCATTAATAACAGGGGGTGCAAGAGGAATTGGCAAGGCTATTTCATTGAAATTTGCCCAGCATGGAGCCAATATTGCATTTACCGATCTCGTTGAAGACGATAACTTCAAGGCTACAGAGAAAGAACTCAAAGCACTTGGTGTAAAAGCCAAAGGATTTATTTCTGATGCATCCAAGTTTCAGGATTCTCAGACATTGGTGGATAACGTGATAAAGGAGTTCGGCACCTTAGAAATTTTGGTTAACAATGCAGGGATTACAAGAGACACTCTTCTGCTTCGCATGACTGAGGAGCAGTGGGATTTGGTAATCAATGTTAATCTTAAGTCGATTTTTAATCTTACAAAAGCGGCCCAGCGCTACATGATCAAACAGCAAAATGGTTCAATTATTAACATGAGTTCAGTTGTTGGAATGTCAGGTAACGCTGGTCAATCTAACTATTCTGCTTCAAAGGCCGGAATAATTGGGTTCACAAAGTCAATTGCCAAGGAGTTGGGTTCTAGAAATGTTCGGTGCAACGCAATTGCTCCTGGGTTTATTATCACTGACATGACCCACAAATTACCAGAAGAAGTTAGAAATGAATGGGTTAGCAAAATACCACTAAGGAGAGGTGGTACTCCAGAGGATGTCGCTAATGTGGCAGTATTTCTTGGTTCGGAACTTTCAAGTTATGTAACCGGCCAAACAATACCAGTTTGTGGTGGTATGCAAGATTAA
- a CDS encoding cache domain-containing protein has product MRIKLKIRTKLLLSILTVTAFVYASSLGYLSFKLQDISLKRSMDLADAYARENANLTKANLNVDMDMTRGLTNTFSEFKSIPKVQQRVDLMRAIEGVAIENPNFLSVWVNIELSTMDSTYKKGYGRYRITYWRENGELKVKEEVLNTDGDNTESAYYQMKMSKLETVLDPYLFTYLAGGKPILETSVCVPLLEKNKFLGVFGLDLSLERFQPIIENIHPFAGSYAYLISNDGAIIAHTDRSLVGKKFSEVFHQQDSIFNVSTQIKEGKLFSYTTVDSTSGAEVYISYAPITIGRSITPWSIAIVAPINVLVDEANKTFNNSIIIGLAGLIILMLVIWILAYNITHPLSRTIKTIKRLAKGEFDTNNLLKVNSGDEIEEISNSVNTLIQGLSKTTDFAKEIGRGNLNVSYSSLGSNDMLGKALLEMQKSLSNAKQQEELRQIEDQKQTWATTGLAMFGEILRQNNDNLEELAYQVISNIVKYSVSNVGGLFLVNDENRSDVHLELKACFAYEKRKFLEKRIEMNEGLIGRCAQEAETIYLTEIPENYISIGSGLGEKAPTCLLLVPLKLNDQVFGVIEIASLNIIENYVVNFIEKLGETIASTLSNVKVNIRTVQLLEASRQQSEELSAQEEEMRQNMEELQATQEEAARKTGEMESLINALNASSFVVEYNLDGVIISVNDAMLSLLNRPREAVVGNHHSNDLLLSSKQKKDYEKFWNDLKKGITKKESTKLSINNKEYTFLETYTPIYNENHKIYKILKISHNITDFIK; this is encoded by the coding sequence ATGAGAATTAAGCTGAAAATTCGGACAAAGCTGTTACTCTCCATTCTTACCGTTACGGCATTTGTGTATGCTTCGTCATTGGGTTATCTTAGCTTTAAGCTACAAGATATTTCTCTCAAACGGTCAATGGACCTTGCTGATGCTTATGCACGAGAAAATGCCAATCTTACTAAGGCAAACTTAAACGTTGATATGGATATGACTCGTGGATTAACGAATACGTTTAGCGAGTTTAAGTCTATTCCAAAAGTCCAGCAGCGCGTTGATCTTATGCGTGCCATTGAGGGTGTTGCCATTGAAAATCCAAATTTTTTATCAGTTTGGGTTAACATTGAATTAAGCACCATGGATAGCACCTATAAAAAAGGCTATGGAAGATATCGCATTACCTATTGGAGAGAAAATGGGGAGTTAAAAGTAAAGGAAGAAGTTCTTAATACCGATGGGGACAATACTGAAAGTGCATACTATCAGATGAAGATGTCCAAACTTGAAACTGTACTTGACCCCTATCTTTTTACCTACCTTGCAGGCGGTAAACCTATTTTGGAAACATCCGTTTGTGTTCCACTTCTAGAAAAGAATAAATTTTTGGGAGTATTTGGGCTCGACTTATCACTCGAGCGGTTTCAGCCTATTATTGAAAATATTCACCCGTTTGCTGGTAGCTACGCATACCTAATTTCTAACGATGGTGCCATTATAGCACATACTGATAGATCTCTGGTTGGTAAAAAGTTTAGCGAGGTGTTTCATCAACAGGATAGCATTTTTAACGTCTCAACGCAGATTAAGGAAGGAAAGTTGTTTAGCTATACTACCGTTGATTCCACCTCGGGTGCCGAGGTTTATATCTCCTATGCCCCAATTACCATTGGAAGGTCGATTACACCATGGTCTATCGCTATTGTTGCCCCAATAAATGTCCTGGTTGATGAGGCAAATAAAACATTTAATAATAGCATCATTATTGGACTTGCTGGACTCATTATCTTAATGCTCGTTATTTGGATTCTTGCATACAATATTACTCATCCACTATCGCGCACAATTAAAACCATTAAGCGCTTAGCAAAAGGTGAATTCGACACCAATAATCTCCTAAAGGTGAATTCTGGTGATGAAATTGAAGAAATTAGCAATTCGGTTAATACTTTGATTCAAGGACTTAGCAAGACAACCGATTTTGCAAAAGAGATAGGAAGAGGCAATCTCAATGTTAGCTACTCAAGCCTTGGAAGCAACGATATGCTTGGAAAAGCATTGCTGGAGATGCAAAAGAGTTTGTCAAATGCGAAACAGCAGGAAGAACTGCGCCAAATAGAGGATCAGAAGCAAACATGGGCAACTACAGGACTGGCCATGTTTGGTGAGATATTACGGCAGAATAACGATAACCTTGAGGAACTTGCCTACCAAGTTATTAGCAATATTGTGAAGTATTCCGTTAGCAACGTTGGAGGATTATTCTTGGTAAACGATGAAAATCGGTCGGATGTTCACCTTGAGCTTAAAGCTTGCTTTGCTTATGAAAAAAGAAAATTTCTTGAAAAGCGCATTGAAATGAATGAAGGGCTTATCGGTCGATGTGCTCAAGAGGCAGAAACCATCTATCTTACAGAAATACCTGAAAATTACATATCCATCGGTTCTGGGCTTGGAGAAAAAGCACCCACCTGCCTTCTTTTAGTACCACTTAAGCTTAACGATCAGGTATTTGGTGTAATAGAAATTGCATCGCTGAATATCATTGAGAATTACGTTGTAAATTTCATTGAGAAATTGGGCGAAACGATTGCTTCAACCCTATCCAATGTTAAGGTTAACATTAGAACAGTGCAACTCCTAGAGGCTTCCCGGCAGCAGTCAGAGGAACTTTCGGCACAGGAAGAGGAGATGCGGCAAAATATGGAGGAATTGCAAGCAACACAGGAAGAGGCGGCAAGAAAGACAGGAGAAATGGAATCGCTTATTAACGCTCTTAATGCGTCCAGTTTTGTGGTGGAATACAACCTTGATGGCGTTATCATTTCCGTTAACGATGCCATGCTTTCTTTGCTCAATAGGCCGAGAGAGGCAGTTGTTGGCAACCACCATTCCAACGACCTGCTATTGAGTAGCAAGCAAAAGAAGGATTATGAAAAATTCTGGAACGACTT